One part of the Kryptolebias marmoratus isolate JLee-2015 linkage group LG13, ASM164957v2, whole genome shotgun sequence genome encodes these proteins:
- the zar1l gene encoding ZAR1-like protein — MEGFLSTFPPYSVYAPPARGGGWGKREGRFMTPQGLNYLELCKSILSQVNPGLPAPPALPAPPPAPRRASTRECGVQVNARVDQVVQCSLGPKTLLCRDERAPRSPEGKAPLGLRFLRPVSIYSPVSDRGVRLQSLGGGDGGDDSCGGEGGREGGDASEAAESDLERSDGNPEKDAKPAAVQRSSRGSNFQFLEQRYGFFHCKKCNIRWESAYVWCISGTSKVYYKQLCRKCQVGFNPYRVESILCKGCSQTCCICEKKQRHINMKRPHRQDLCCRCKGMRLSCDATYSFKYIV, encoded by the exons ATGGAGGGGTTCCTGTCCACGTTTCCACCCTACAGCGTCTACGCTCCCCCGGCTCGGGGCGGCGGCTGGGGGAAGAGGGAGGGCCGCTTCATGACCCCCCAGGGCCTCAACTACCTGGAGCTCTGCAAGTCCATCCTGTCCCAAGTGAACCCAGGCTTACCCGCTCCCCCCGCTCTGCCTGCTCCTCCCCCGGCGCCCAGGAGGGCCAGCACCAGGGAGTGCGGCGTGCAGGTGAACGCCCGGGTGGACCAGGTGGTCCAGTGCTCGCTGGGGCCCAAGACGCTGCTCTGCCGCGACGAACGAGCCCCCCGGAGCCCGGAGGGAAAGGCGCCGCTCGGCCTGCGCTTCCTGAGACCCGTGTCCATCTACTCCCCGGTGTCGGACCGCGGGGTCCGCCTCCAAAGCCTCGGCGGCGGCGACGGCGGAGACGACAGCTGCGGGGGGGAAGGAGGAAGGGAAGGAGGTGACGCCTCCGAGGCGGCCGAGTCCGACTTGGAGCGCAGCGACGGGAACCCGGAGAAGGACGCGAAGCCCGCCGCGGTCCAGCGCTCCTCCAGGGGCTCCAACTTTCAG TTCCTGGAGCAGAGGTACGGCTTTTTCCACTGCAAGAAGTGCAACATCCGGTGGGAGAGTGCTTACGTTTGGTGCATCTCTGGAACCAGCAAG gtgTACTACAAGCAGCTCTGCCGGAAATGCCAGGTGGGGTTTAACCCCTACAGAGTGGAGTCCATCCTCTGCAAG GGTTGCTCTCAGACTTGTTGCATCTGCGAGAAGAAGCAGAGGCACATCAACATGAAGAGGCCTCACCGCCAGGACCTGTGCTGCCGCTGCAAAGGGATGAGGCTGTCCTGCGACGCCACCTACAGCTTCAAATACATCGTCTGA